One segment of Solanum stenotomum isolate F172 chromosome 1, ASM1918654v1, whole genome shotgun sequence DNA contains the following:
- the LOC125854479 gene encoding uncharacterized protein LOC125854479 translates to MDDIEEVFMKWNYIDKKPYDICHMIEEAILVAGIKYPHQFDKRKNRIIRMISNPSTFDDDDDDDDDDDTSTLEEEDCVVGDEDEVTKAEEETQQSQKHITKPLKIRMTYSKTVQVAPLENHNNCNAITQELKKTPETHDLDGHKGGTQQQSHNTTTMGSTKRMSTKHVQVAPPRVKLLSDFSFEKELDGHKQLKKQSHKGFKKMETDRIQHKRIDSDAEKKTPTQCRTESTARKQCTSGLTKTMPASLKKMNVATERVQAPPHQQSNSSAITRPIHSSAPMQKETQSINEIKKFESSKRKFEERLAEQKTAKRRIVLVDYHDMPKLANDPPATRRCWNRNRKRF, encoded by the coding sequence ATGGATGATATCGAAGAAGTattcatgaaatggaattacaTCGACAAGAAGCCTTATGATATATGCCACATGATTGAAGAGGCTATCCTAGTTGCTGGAATCAAATATCCTCATCAATTTGACAAGCGCAAAAACAGGATAATCAGGATGATATCCAACCCCAGTACCTTcgatgacgatgatgatgatgatgatgatgacgacACTAGTACTCTTGAGGAAGAAGACTGTGTCGTTGGTGATGAAGATGAAGTGACCAAAGCTGAGGAAGAAACACAGCAGAGCCAGAAGCATATTACAAAGCCACTCAAAATAAGAATGACTTACTCGAAAACTGTTCAAGTTGCTCCTCTGGAAAACCACAACAATTGCAATGCAATTACTCAAGAGTTGAAGAAAACACCCGAGACGCATGACTTGGATGGTCATAAAGGAGGAACACAACAACAGTCTCATAATACTACTACTATGGGATCAACAAAGAGGATGTCCACCAAACATGTACAAGTTGCTCCTCCTCGTGTAAAACTTCTTTCTGATTTTTCTTTCGAAAAGGAGCTTGATGGACACAAACAACTAAAGAAACAGAGTCACAAAGGTTTCAAGAAGATGGAGACTGACCGGATTCAACACAAAAGAATTGATAGTGACGCAGAAAAGAAGACCCCTACCCAATGCAGAACGGAATCAACAGCAAGAAAGCAGTGCACCAGTGGTTTAACCAAGACCATGCCAGCGTCATTGAAGAAGATGAATGTGGCCACCGAGCGAGTACAAGCCCCTCCTCATCAACAGAGCAACAGCAGTGCAATTACAAGACCAATACATAGCTCTGCACCAATGCAAAAAGAAACACAAAGCATCaatgaaataaagaaatttgaatCAAGTAAGAGGAAATTTGAGGAAAGGTTAGCAGAGCAAAAGACAGCCAAGAGACGGATCGTATTGGTTGACTACCACGATATGCCTAAACTTGCTAATGACCCTCCTGCTACTAGACGCTGctggaataggaataggaagaGGTTTTGA
- the LOC125853845 gene encoding histone H3.2-like, with the protein MARTKQTAHQSTGGKAPRKQLATKAARKSAPATGGVKKPHRFRPGTVALREIRKYQKSTELLIRKLPFQRLVREIAQDFKTDLRFQSSVVAALQEAAEAYLVVGLFEDTNLCAIHAKRVTIMQLARRIRGERA; encoded by the exons ATGGCCCGTACTAAGCAAACAGCTCACCAATCCACAGGTGGAAAGGCACCAAGGAAGCAGCTAGCTACCAAGGCTGCAAGAAAGTCAGCTCCAGCAACTGGAGGAGTGAAGAAGCCTCACCGTTTTCGTCCAGGAACTGTGGCTTTGAGGGAAATCAGGAAGTATCAGAAATCTACGGAGTTGTTGATTAGGAAGCTTCCATTTCAAAGGCTCGTGAGGGAAATTGCCCAGGATTTCAAGACAGATCTGAGGTTTCAGAGTAGTGTTGTTGCTGCTCTACAAGAGGCTGCTGAGGCTTACCTTGTTG TTGGCCTCTTCGAAGATACTAATCTCTGTGCAATTCATGCTAAGAGGGTCACGATTATGCAGCTTGCTAGGAGGATTCGTGGAGAAAGGGCTTAA